A single window of Nicotiana tomentosiformis chromosome 1, ASM39032v3, whole genome shotgun sequence DNA harbors:
- the LOC138904721 gene encoding uncharacterized protein: MGHSIHIMTTPFQQMAEFFRHLAGTRSEPSEMNFEKMRKMGGVEFEGTTYPTIAEQWLEHMERVFEQLEYAYDWWVSVPNAKAKPSVLTWDDFVKAFRAKYGPHVYCDAKKKEFLNLRQGSMSIAEYQQKFLWLSRYAGDIIDGERDKCKRFEEGLNGYIRKSVAILQLEDFSKLISAALTWEKIDK; this comes from the exons ATGGGTCATAGTATTCATATTATGACTACTCCATTTCAGCAGATGGCTGAGTTCTTTCGTCACTTGGCTGGGACAAGGTCAGAACCTAGTGAAATGAATTTTGAGAAGATGAGAAAAATGGGTGGAGTTGAATTTGAAGGCACTACTTATCCCACGATAGCTGAACAATGGCTCGAGCACATGGAGAGGGTATTTGAACAACTAGAGT ATGCATATGATTGGTGGGTAAGTGTGCCTAATGCAAAAGCAAAACCTTCGGTGCTGACTTGGGATGACTTTGTGAAAGCATTTCGTGCGAAATATGGCCCCCAtgtctattgtgatgctaagAAAAAAGAGTTTCTGAATTTAAGACAAGGGAGTATGTCTATTGCAGAGTATCAACAAAAATTTCTCTGGCTTTCTCGCTATGCTGGAGATATTATTGATGGTGAAAGAGACAAGTGCAAAAGATTTGAAGAAGGTTTGAATGGTTACATTCGAAAATCTGTGGCAATCTTGCAACTTGAGGATTTTTCCAAGCTAATTTcagctgctcttacttgggaaaaAATTGACAAGTAA
- the LOC138904727 gene encoding uncharacterized mitochondrial protein AtMg00860-like — protein sequence MKILKERQLYAKLSKCEFWLSEVAFLRHIASAEGVKVDPNNIQAIVDYKPPKTPTEIRSFLGLAGYYRRFVKGFSIITSPLTKLLGKDAKFVWDDKCQDRFENLKSLLTQALILSLPAEGQDYVNGLSLERLAELYINEIVRLHGIPVSIVFDRDPDFGLVCKKLWVLG from the exons ATGAAAATTCTAAAAGAGAGGCAACTCTATGCGAAGCTttccaaatgtgaattttggctgagTGAAGTGGCGTTTTTGAGGCATATTGCATCAGCTGAAGGTGTGAAGGTTGATCCTAATAATATTCAAGCTATTGTTGATTATAAACCTCCTAAAACTCCAACTGAGATtagaagtttcttgggtttagcaggaTACTATAGGAGGTTCGTGAAGGGCTTCTCTATTATAACTTCTCCTTTGACCAAACTTTTGGGGAAAGACGCCAAATTTGTGTGGGATGACAAGTGTCAAGATAGATTTGAAAATCTCAAATCCTTGTTGACACAAGCTCTAATACTTTCTTTGCCAGCTGAAGGGCAAGATTATGTG AATGGACTATCACTAGAACGTTTGGCAGAATTATACATTAATGAGATTGTGAGGCTGCATGGAATCCCGGTTTCTATTGTGTTTGACAGAGATCCAGATTTTGGTCTAGTTTGCAAGAAGCTTTGGGTTCTGGGTTGA
- the LOC138904730 gene encoding uncharacterized protein: MPLYEVLYGRKCRTPLCWNEVDERKLVGPDIVQQAKSKETIINDRLKIASDRQKSYADLKRREIEYKAGDKVFLKVPPWKKIMRFGQKGKLNPQFIGPYEVLERVGPVAYKLALPLELDKIHNVFHVSLLRRYRSDPSHVLPIESIEVNPNFTYGEEPIQILACELKELRNKSTPLVKVLWKNHSGEEATWERKEDMRVQYPHLFRD, encoded by the coding sequence ATGCCTCTTTATGAAGTTTTATATGGGAGAAAATGTAGAACGCCTCTTTGTTGGAACGAGGTTGATGAAAGAAAATTGGTGGGTCCTGATATTGTGCAACAAGCTAAAAGTAAGGAAACAATCATCAATGATCGCTTAAAAATTGCCTCAGACAGACAAAAGTCTTATGCTGATCTTAAGAGGCGTGAAATTGAGTATAAAGCGGGGGATAAGGTATTTTTAAAAGTTCCTCCATGGAAGAAGATTATGAGATTTGGCCAAAAAGGTAAACTTAATCCTCAATTTATTGGACCTTATGaagtgcttgagagagttggtcCAGTTGCTTATAAACTAGCTCTTCCACTAGAGTTAGACAAGATCCACAACGTCTTTCATGTTTCACTGCTTAGAAGATATCGCTCAGATCCATCTCATGTTCTTCCTATTGAATCTATTGAGGTCAATCCTAATTTTACATATGGAGAAGAACCAATCCAAATCTTAGCGTGTGAGTTAAAAGAGCTTAGAAACAAGAGCACCCCCTTAGTGAAAGTTCTTTGGAAAAATCATTCTggcgaagaagctacttgggagcgAAAAGAGGACATGCGAGTTCAATATCCACATTTGTTTCGGGACTAG